One Gossypium raimondii isolate GPD5lz chromosome 3, ASM2569854v1, whole genome shotgun sequence genomic window carries:
- the LOC105796688 gene encoding 2-methyl-6-phytyl-1,4-hydroquinone methyltransferase, chloroplastic, with amino-acid sequence MASSMLNGTEYLKLINGVTPSGLGFLGSNFHFKGLSQKGLLCYTKNQKTRILAPRCSLSSSRPASQPRFIQHKKEAFWFYRFLSIVYDHIINPGHWTEDMRDEALEPADLYSRNMTVVDVGGGTGFTTLGIVKHVDAKNVTILDQSPHQLAKAKQKEPLKECKIIEGDAEDLPFPTDYADRYVSAGSIEYWPDPQRGIKEAYRVLKIGGKACVIGPVYPTFWLSRFFADMWMLFPKEEEYIEWFEKAGFKDVKLKRIGPKWYRGVRRHGLIMGCSVTGVKPLSGDSPLKLGPKAEDVKKPVNPFVFLFRFIIGAIAATYFVLVPIYMWLKDQIVPKGQPI; translated from the exons ATGGCTTCTTCAATGCTTAATGGAACTGAATATCTGAAGCTCATTAATGGAGTAACCCCATCAGGGTTAGGCTTTTTGGggtcaaattttcattttaagggttTGTCACAAAAGGGTTTACTTTGTTATACCAAGAATCAAAAGACTAGAATCTTAGCACCTAGATGCAGTTTATCATCCTCACGGCCTGCTTCTCAGCCTAGGTTCATACAACACAAGAAAGAAGCATTTTGGTTTTATAGGTTTTTATCAATAGTGTATGATCATATCATAAACCCTGGTCATTGGACCGAGGATATGCGCGATGAAGCGCTCGAGCCTGCCGATCTTTATAGTAGGAATATGACGGTAGTCGATGTCGGTGGCGGAACCGGGTTCACGACTCTTGGTATAGTGAAGCATGTTGATGCTAAGAATGTCACAATTCTTGATCAGTCACCTCACCAACTTGCCAAGGCCAAGCAAAAAGAACCTCTGAAGGAATGCAAAATAATTGAAGGTGATGCTGAGGATCTCCCATTTCCTACTGATTACGCCGACAGATACGTGTCTGCAGGAAG TATCGAGTACTGGCCAGACCCGCAGCGCGGGATCAAGGAGGCTTACAGGGTACTGAAAATAGGAGGGAAAGCCTGTGTTATAGGTCCTGTATATCCAACATTCTGGTTGTCTCGTTTTTTCGCGGATATGTGGATGCTTTTTCCGAAAGAGGAAGAGTACATAGAATGGTTCGAAAAGGCTGGTTTCAAAGATGTGAAACTCAAAAGGATCGGACCAAAATGGTATCGTGGTGTTCGAAGACATGGCTTGATCATGGGTTGTTCTGTGACTGGAGTGAAGCCCTTGTCAGGAGACTCTCCATTGAAG CTTGGTCCTAAAGCAGAGGATGTGAAGAAACCTGTTAATCCATTTGTGTTCCTTTTTCGGTTCATAATTGGGGCAATTGCAGCAACTTACTTTGTATTGGTTCCCATTTACATGTGGCTCAAGGATCAAATTGTTCCAAAGGGCCAGCCTATATGA
- the LOC105796690 gene encoding uncharacterized protein LOC105796690 → MVLTTNFLPNSPSNFPGKIKMSSLGTSKGVLEIAKFGLYVTIPIVLMYTFANNTKNLQKFMGNRSYVVYPPEGPRPPSPEELREMARELARKKNNH, encoded by the exons ATGGTTTTAACTACAAACTTTCTTCCAAATTCCCCATCAAATTTCCCAGGAAAAATCAAAATGTCTTCTTTAGGCACTTCAAAGGGTGTTCTTGAAATAGCCAAATTTGGCCTTTATGTTACGATCCCCATCGTTCTTATGTACACTTTCGCCAACAACACTAAGAATCTCCAGAAATTCATGGGAAAT CGATCCTATGTAGTGTATCCTCCGGAGGGACCAAGGCCTCCATCACCTGAGGAGTTGAGAGAGATGGCCCGGGAGCTCGCTCGGAAGAAAAATAATCATTGA